In the Flagellimonas sp. HMM57 genome, one interval contains:
- a CDS encoding PD-(D/E)XK nuclease family protein: MHQSFLEHVLYDLQKKEVALESCTFILPSKRSGTFLKKYISSIITQNIFSPEILSIEDFVSQISGIVTVPPIDLLLELYSSYKNSKIKVHDDFNTFLKWGQTLLQDFNEIDRYLIPAKDILNYLSAIKELTHWSLQSNKTELVQNYMEQWQNLEVLYNSFTVSLLSQNKGYQGLVYRKAVENLDDYSQSRKKSQIIFIGFNALNTAESIIVQHFLEHPDNKIYWDIDSNFLDDPIHDAGLFIRNYQKNWSYYQSRKLSGIHNIFTSSKSISITGVPKSISQAKYVGNLLQDIQATSSIGLKNTALVLADESLLNPVLQAIPQGINEVNITMGLPLEETLLFSFFITLLELNIGKTEKGWFYKDVLKFTSNPYFQTISASEKRALAKNITADIKANNWLYLNSNNLSNYHESQRLIDIIFPLESMTPINWVEGCLLLIQMLKEIYQKEENSKELEYLYRFYTIFNQLKQHVSTVGFITNLRSIRSFFAQLSSIETLDFIGEPLSGLQIMGMLESRNLDFETIILTSVNEGILPSGKSNNSFIPFDVKREYGLPTYKEKDAIYTYHFYRLLQRAKNIHIIYNTEPDVLEGGEKSRLISQLLTDEKLTPYITYTVASPQVDIPLRSVPEIIKSPLLYTDIKTFANTGFSPTSLTNYIKNPIEFYKRNILKINDVEKVQETIAANTFGTVVHDSLDELYQPFIGRVLTMENFSPIRKKVEEIVVAHFHKNLPGIDITKGKFLLVFKVIVKYLNTFIDKEVIQLKKHEIRIVGLEQKFSIALDFNGVDFPIKLKGTLDRIDEVDGILRIVDYKTGRVEPRNVKIKDWEELITNYDKSKAFQLLCYAFMYSKQNNIESIQAGIYSFKNLNQGFLPFYCDGNSITKEVLKTFEAYLEKLICEICDPAIPFSDKIL, from the coding sequence ATGCATCAAAGCTTTCTTGAACATGTTCTATATGACCTTCAGAAAAAAGAAGTGGCATTGGAATCATGTACCTTTATACTTCCCAGTAAGCGATCAGGCACTTTCCTGAAAAAATATATTTCTTCGATCATCACCCAAAATATCTTTAGTCCAGAAATTCTGTCGATTGAAGATTTTGTGTCCCAAATTTCCGGCATAGTTACAGTCCCTCCTATAGATTTATTATTAGAACTCTATAGCTCATATAAAAATTCAAAAATAAAAGTCCATGATGATTTTAACACTTTTCTAAAATGGGGACAAACACTATTACAAGATTTTAATGAGATAGACAGATATCTTATTCCAGCCAAAGACATTCTCAATTACCTTTCAGCTATCAAAGAGCTGACCCATTGGTCACTGCAAAGCAATAAGACTGAGCTAGTTCAAAACTATATGGAACAGTGGCAAAATCTTGAGGTGCTATACAATTCTTTTACTGTTTCTCTTTTATCCCAAAACAAAGGATATCAAGGTTTGGTGTATCGAAAAGCTGTTGAAAACCTTGATGATTACTCCCAATCCAGGAAGAAAAGCCAAATCATATTTATAGGCTTTAACGCCTTAAATACAGCGGAATCCATTATCGTACAGCATTTTCTTGAACATCCCGACAATAAAATCTATTGGGATATCGATTCCAATTTTCTAGATGACCCTATTCATGATGCAGGTCTTTTTATTAGAAATTATCAAAAAAATTGGTCGTACTATCAATCAAGAAAACTGTCCGGCATCCACAATATTTTTACTTCGTCCAAGTCGATTTCTATTACCGGTGTTCCAAAAAGTATTTCACAAGCCAAATATGTTGGTAACCTATTGCAGGACATCCAAGCTACATCTTCTATTGGTCTAAAAAACACTGCGCTTGTTCTTGCTGATGAGTCCTTATTGAATCCGGTCCTTCAGGCAATTCCCCAAGGAATAAACGAAGTAAACATAACAATGGGATTACCGCTCGAAGAAACACTTTTGTTTTCTTTTTTCATTACGTTGTTAGAATTAAACATCGGCAAAACTGAAAAAGGGTGGTTCTATAAAGATGTACTCAAATTTACTTCTAATCCCTATTTTCAAACCATTTCCGCATCAGAAAAAAGAGCTTTAGCTAAAAACATCACTGCGGACATAAAAGCAAACAACTGGCTTTACCTCAACAGCAACAACCTTTCTAATTACCATGAATCACAACGGCTTATTGACATTATCTTTCCCTTAGAATCCATGACTCCCATCAACTGGGTCGAAGGTTGCTTACTTCTTATCCAAATGTTGAAAGAGATTTATCAAAAAGAAGAAAATAGTAAAGAACTAGAATATTTATATAGATTTTATACTATATTCAACCAGCTCAAACAACATGTTTCTACCGTTGGCTTTATAACAAACCTAAGGTCGATACGGAGTTTTTTTGCTCAACTCTCTTCCATAGAGACATTGGATTTTATAGGAGAACCGCTCTCCGGTTTACAGATCATGGGCATGTTGGAGAGTAGAAACCTAGATTTTGAAACTATCATTCTCACATCGGTAAATGAGGGTATTCTTCCCTCTGGCAAATCTAACAACTCTTTTATTCCTTTTGATGTAAAACGAGAATATGGCTTGCCCACTTATAAGGAAAAAGATGCGATATATACCTATCATTTTTACCGACTGTTACAACGGGCAAAAAATATTCACATCATCTATAATACAGAACCGGATGTTTTGGAAGGGGGAGAAAAAAGTAGGTTGATCTCCCAATTATTGACGGATGAAAAACTCACTCCCTACATAACATATACCGTTGCATCCCCTCAGGTAGATATTCCTTTGCGTTCAGTGCCCGAAATAATCAAAAGTCCATTGCTTTACACTGACATAAAAACTTTTGCCAATACTGGTTTTTCTCCCACTTCGCTTACCAACTATATCAAAAATCCCATAGAATTCTATAAAAGGAACATTCTTAAAATAAATGATGTAGAAAAGGTACAGGAAACTATAGCAGCTAATACCTTTGGTACTGTTGTTCACGATAGTTTAGATGAGCTATATCAACCATTTATTGGGAGAGTACTAACGATGGAAAACTTTTCTCCTATTCGCAAAAAGGTAGAAGAAATCGTAGTAGCCCACTTTCATAAAAACTTACCGGGAATAGACATCACTAAAGGGAAATTTCTTTTGGTTTTTAAGGTCATTGTAAAGTACCTGAATACTTTTATTGATAAAGAAGTTATACAACTAAAAAAACATGAAATTAGAATAGTAGGTCTAGAGCAAAAGTTTTCAATAGCACTGGATTTTAATGGAGTTGATTTTCCCATAAAGTTAAAAGGTACGCTGGATAGAATAGATGAAGTAGATGGTATTTTAAGAATAGTCGATTATAAGACCGGAAGGGTGGAGCCAAGAAACGTAAAAATCAAAGATTGGGAAGAGCTCATCACCAACTATGATAAAAGCAAGGCATTCCAACTGCTATGCTATGCATTTATGTATTCCAAACAAAACAATATCGAATCTATACAGGCGGGTATCTACTCGTTTAAGAATTTAAATCAAGGCTTTTTACCTTTCTATTGTGACGGAAATAGCATCACAAAAGAAGTTTTAAAAACTTTTGAAGCTTATCTTGAAAAATTGATTTGCGAAATCTGTGACCCAGCTATACCCTTTTCTGATAAAATATTATGA